The nucleotide window GAAACTACAATGCAGAGCTTGAAAAGACCGTTATCCGGCGCACCAATGAACTGAAAGAAACCCTTGCGGAACTGGATGCCGCCAGGGAGGCGCTGTTCACGGCAACCCAGCAGAAAAACCGTTTCATGTCAACGATCACCCACGAGATGCGGACCCCCATGAACGGAGTTATCGGTGCGCTGGAACTGTTGATGGATGAAGAGCTGACAGGCTCCCGGCGCGAGTATGCCGTGCTTGCGCGGCAGGCCTCCGACAACATGCTTGACCTGATCGACCGGCTGCTTTCCTTTGCCGATGGTACGACGCGTTCCCCTGTCGTGCCGAATGCCTGGATGGATATCGCCGGCACCATCGGGGCGGTGGCACGTGAGCATCGCCCGCAGTTCGCCGCCAAGGGGCTGGCATTCGACGTGCTGATTGACTCCGCGTTGCCGGAGCGGATCATGTGCGACCGGGAAAAGTTGTCGCGTCTGCTGGATATCCTGCTGGGGAATTCCCTCAAATTCACCGAGCAGGGCTTCGTCCGGCTGGATGTTTCGGAGCAGAACAAGGACGGGAGGGGCGCCGTCCGTTTCTGCGTGAGCGACAGCGGTATAGGCATACCTGAGGACATGCTTGAGCGCATCTTCGATCCCTTTACCCAGGTGGACAGTTCGCTGACACGCCGGTACGGCGGTGCCGGGCTCGGACTCAGCATCGCGCGCCAGATCTCGCTGCTACTCAATGGCGACCTCAGCGCCACCAGCGTTGAGGGACAGGGTAGCAGTTTCCATTTCCTGATGCATGTTTGACGAATCTGCACAGTGGCTGTTCAAAGGAGAAGCATGTGAAATGCCTGATAGCAGAGGATGACTTCATTTCCCGCCGAATACTGAAAGACCTCCTGAGCGGTCATTTCGACTGCGACATCGCCATCAACGGGGAAGAGGCCGTGGCCTCCTTCCGCCTGTCCCACGAGGGCAGGCGCCCCTACGACCTGATCTGCATGGATATCATGATGCCCTCCATGGATGGACAGGAAGCCCTGCGTCAGATCCGGCAGTTCGAGGTTGAAATGGGAGTTCCCCAGCCCCATGAGGTCAAGGTGATCATGACCACTGCCCTGGATGACCCCCATAGCGTGATCTCTTCCTATTACCGGGGGGGAGCGACCTCATATCTGGTGAAGCCCATCACGAGACAAAAATTGATGCAGGAATTGCGGCAACTCCAACTCATTACCTGAAACCCTACAGGAATCCGAAATGTCTTCAACGCCCCTACAATTCTCTACCGGTTCCCCTTCATCCCAGCCCGATCATACCGATGTGCTGGCTTCGTGGAAGATGAAGGTTTTGCCTTCCATCGATACTCTTCGCATGGTAGCAGGAACGACTGAAGATGAATTCCTGCAGATCGGTTCCCAGTTACAGGAATTTTATCTCCGCTCATCGGAGATCGCTTCGATGGCCAATCAACTGGTTGAAACCGTCTCGGGTGAAAGAGCCCATTCGGTTGTTGCCAGGCTCCGTGAAATGATCGCGGACATGGGGGCCTACTTGGCCGGCGAGCGCGAACAAAGCCAGGCCAATTATGCTGTTCTGGAGAAGATCTCCGGACTGCTTGACCAGGTGTCCCAGCCACTGGAGGGATTCCAGAAGATGTACAAGGTGCTGCGGATGCTGAGTACCTCCACCAAGATCGAGAGCGCCCGCATTGGCGAGAAGGGCAGCGGTTTCCTCACGCTTGCGATGGATGTGGAAAAACTCTCCCACTTGGTCAATGACAAATCGGGAAATATCCTCGCTCATCGCCAGGGACTGATAACCATCATCAACGACGACCTGCGTATTGTACGATCGACTGAATCCTCCCAAGGCAGCGAGGTCAATTCCGTTCTGAACAATATTTCGGCCTGTCTCGAGCAGTTGAGCGCGGTCAACGAACAGTGCAGCCGCTCCGGGGAACTCATCTCCTCCGTTTCCGGCGAAATTTCGCGGAACATAGGCGAAGTGGTGGCTTCCCTGCAGGCGCACGATATGACCAGGCAGCAGATCGAGCATATTGTCGAAGCGCTGGAGGTGTTGACCGCCGATTATGAGGCCCAGGGGGAGCGTACGGCAGAGGCTGGACAATACCGCGGCCTGGTAGTTGAAACAGGCGATGTATGCGAACTCCAGGCAGCTCAGCTGAGTCATGCCTCTGCGGAGCTGTCCGCGGCGGTCGATTCGGTGAGGGAAAATCTGCTCGATATCGCCAGCAAGCAGTCGCACATGACGACACAAACCCTGTCCGTTACCGGTGCGGCAGGTTCTTCGGGACATTCTTTCATCGAGGAGATGCGCCGCGGACTTTCGGCCGTAACAGCGGTGCTTGCCCGATGCGCTCAGTCGGACCGTGACATGTCGGCTACTATGAAGAGCGTTGCGGAAACCATCGGACAAATTACCGGCTTTGTCACTGATATCGAAGACATCGGTTCCGAAATCGACCTGATCGCACTCAATTCGCAGATAAAAGCAGCCCACACGGGCACCGAAGGGGCGGCCCTGGGGGTGCTGGCCGAGGCGATCAAGCGGCTGTCGGTGGATGCGGTTGCCCAGACCGAATCGGTTTCGCAGATACTGATCAGAATCAACGAGGAAACCGGTCATCTTTTTGAGGACGCCGGGGACGACGATCAGATTTCCGCAGCACGGATAACCGCTCTGGAAGAGGATCTGACGAAGGTTCTGGTAACCCTTGAACACATGAATGCCGAGCAGGAAGAACAGCTTTCCGCTCTGAACGGGAAGGTCCTGAGCCTGGGCAGGGATATTGAAAGAACGACCTCCGGCATCAATGCCCACGAAAAGGCCGCGGCCATGACGGGAGAAGTACTTGCCACCCTGGAGGAAATCAAGGTCCAGGCCAGGGAGCGTGAGCCGGCCAGCACCGAATTCAAGAACAACCTGCGCCACTTGCAGGAGCGTTACACCATGCAGAGCGAACGGCATATCCACGAAGCCATCGCTAAAAGCCGGGCCGGTGGGGCAGGCAGGGAGCCTGTCGCGGTGCAACGGACCGAGCCGAACGGCAGCGAAGCGGAATTTGGTGATAATGTGGACCTTTTTTAGGAATTGGCTGAAGGGATGCAGCTTTTTGATTTTCTGTGACTTGCACAGGCGCGGGAGAAGATGATGAAAGATCACAAGATCGTTAAGCATTCGGCAGCCGACGGATCATCTGTGACCGTATCCCTGAACGGCACCCTGAATATCGAGGATGCGGCCGAATTCCGAGAGGTGCTGACTGCGGCCCTTCGCGATGCCCCGACGGTCCTTCTGGATGCCCGGCAGCTCGTCCAGGTGGATATATCCATTCTTCAGATTATCTGTTCCGCCTGCAGGACGGCGGCCGAAGGGCGTCTTGCGTTTCAGCCGGAAGACGGACTGCCCGACAGCATACGGACATTTGTCGGCAATATCGGCGCGCGGATGGGATCAGTCTGCAGCCGGAACAACAATGAACCCTGTACATGGTTTGGAGGAGGGAAGCAATGAGTAAGGTTATCATGACGGCCGATGACTCGGCCAGTGTGCGTCAGATGGTGTGTTTCACGCTCAAGCAGAACGGTTACGATGTCGTCGAGGCGGTGGATGGCAGGGATGCGCTTGCCAAACTGGCCGGTCAGAAGGTCGACATGCTGATTACTGACCTCAACATGCCCAACGCGAACGGCCTCGACCTGATCAAAGGCGTGCGCTCCGGCGGGATCAACAAGTTTATCCCCATCATCATGCTCACCACGGAATCCCAGGACGCGAAGAAAAGCGAGGGCAAGGCGGCCGGGGCAACGGGCTGGATCGTCAAACCTTTCAAACCCGAACAGTTGATCGCCGTGGTCAAAAAAGTTCTCGGTTGAGCGAGCGTACCACCTCGAAAGCTGTACTTTGAAAGGCTGCCATGATTGAACAGCACATCGCCACGTATCGTGAAGAGGCCGATGAACTCCTGTCCGAATTGGAAACATCGCTTCTTGAGCTTGAAGACACTCCCGAGGACATGGAGCTGATCGGACGGGTTTTCAGGGCCATGCATACGATCAAGGGATCGGGGGCCATGTTCGGCTTCGACGAGATAGCAGCCTTTACCCACGAGGTTGAGACCGTCTTCGATCTGGTGCGCAACGGAAAGATGGCGGTGTCCAAACACCTGCTCAACCTGACTCTGCGCGCCCGTGACCATATCAAGACCCTTCTGGATTCTTCAGCGGATCAGAATGGGGTGGACCGTGACGAAGGCGCGGCGATCATCGATGGTCTGCGGCACCTTGTACCGCCGAGTGTCGTCGATGCGCCAG belongs to Geobacter sp. SVR and includes:
- a CDS encoding response regulator; amino-acid sequence: MKCLIAEDDFISRRILKDLLSGHFDCDIAINGEEAVASFRLSHEGRRPYDLICMDIMMPSMDGQEALRQIRQFEVEMGVPQPHEVKVIMTTALDDPHSVISSYYRGGATSYLVKPITRQKLMQELRQLQLIT
- a CDS encoding STAS domain-containing protein, with product MMKDHKIVKHSAADGSSVTVSLNGTLNIEDAAEFREVLTAALRDAPTVLLDARQLVQVDISILQIICSACRTAAEGRLAFQPEDGLPDSIRTFVGNIGARMGSVCSRNNNEPCTWFGGGKQ
- a CDS encoding methyl-accepting chemotaxis protein — encoded protein: MSSTPLQFSTGSPSSQPDHTDVLASWKMKVLPSIDTLRMVAGTTEDEFLQIGSQLQEFYLRSSEIASMANQLVETVSGERAHSVVARLREMIADMGAYLAGEREQSQANYAVLEKISGLLDQVSQPLEGFQKMYKVLRMLSTSTKIESARIGEKGSGFLTLAMDVEKLSHLVNDKSGNILAHRQGLITIINDDLRIVRSTESSQGSEVNSVLNNISACLEQLSAVNEQCSRSGELISSVSGEISRNIGEVVASLQAHDMTRQQIEHIVEALEVLTADYEAQGERTAEAGQYRGLVVETGDVCELQAAQLSHASAELSAAVDSVRENLLDIASKQSHMTTQTLSVTGAAGSSGHSFIEEMRRGLSAVTAVLARCAQSDRDMSATMKSVAETIGQITGFVTDIEDIGSEIDLIALNSQIKAAHTGTEGAALGVLAEAIKRLSVDAVAQTESVSQILIRINEETGHLFEDAGDDDQISAARITALEEDLTKVLVTLEHMNAEQEEQLSALNGKVLSLGRDIERTTSGINAHEKAAAMTGEVLATLEEIKVQAREREPASTEFKNNLRHLQERYTMQSERHIHEAIAKSRAGGAGREPVAVQRTEPNGSEAEFGDNVDLF
- a CDS encoding hybrid sensor histidine kinase/response regulator, with the translated sequence MTDGIRSLNGEPARILVVDDEEGILCILAHHLGKYGAPVRTASCPAEAYDVISESEFDVILTDVTMPGEDGITFLGKVHERLPDVPVIIMTGYAKLQYAVDAIKNGAFDFIHKPFDFAHLDSVIAKAIKFSYLRRLERNYNAELEKTVIRRTNELKETLAELDAAREALFTATQQKNRFMSTITHEMRTPMNGVIGALELLMDEELTGSRREYAVLARQASDNMLDLIDRLLSFADGTTRSPVVPNAWMDIAGTIGAVAREHRPQFAAKGLAFDVLIDSALPERIMCDREKLSRLLDILLGNSLKFTEQGFVRLDVSEQNKDGRGAVRFCVSDSGIGIPEDMLERIFDPFTQVDSSLTRRYGGAGLGLSIARQISLLLNGDLSATSVEGQGSSFHFLMHV
- a CDS encoding response regulator: MSKVIMTADDSASVRQMVCFTLKQNGYDVVEAVDGRDALAKLAGQKVDMLITDLNMPNANGLDLIKGVRSGGINKFIPIIMLTTESQDAKKSEGKAAGATGWIVKPFKPEQLIAVVKKVLG